The nucleotide sequence TCCTGTCCAGCCGACAAAATGGAACAGGGCGTTTCCTATGGGATCCAGACTTGATTCAATAGTATTAAGCACGGCACTTATAAGAAAAACACTGCTGATGAGCATGAGAACCCCAAGAACATGGGAGGCGATGTACATAATGCGGTTATCCTGCTCCCGGTAACTGACGGAAATCCATAGCTGCATTAATGTCGCCCAGATCACCGGAATGGCGACGAAGAACAGCAGCAGGTTGTTTTCCGAGGGGAGCTGAAAATCGAGACAGAACTCAAAGTACCAGACTCCGAATACAGCAATGGTCATATCCCGAATAAAAATAAACAGGGTCTTATTCATGGTGGTTTTACTATACGCGGATCACTGTCATTCGGAAAGGGTGGGAAAAGCCAGATATAGTGAAAGATAATACACGAAAAATTATTCAGGAATGTAGACACGTGTAAAGAACTTCACTATACTGATTAAGGTAAGCCTGAAGGAGTAGGAAATGGAGCAGAACAAATCAGGATCATGGACTTTCTTGACGAACCACTCACATGTACTGCTTTGTCTTCTGCGAAACCCATCGGTGCGTATTCGTGATATTGCCCGTGAAGTGAACATAACCGAGCGAGCTGTTCAGCGGATAATTGCGGATTTGGACGAGGCCGGTTATATTGAGCGGATACGGGATGGACGAAACAACACATACAAGGTTTTTACTGACCTTCACCTCAGGCACACTATCGAGAAACACAGGAAGATATCTGATCTTGTAACGATGGTTTTCGGAGAAACACAGTACTAGGAGTATCCTTCAGTGGACAAAAGATTTCTTGAGAACCTCAGGTTGCCCCGGGGGTAAAAGTCGCCTCCAGGATTGAAGAACTCGAATCCCTTGCATGCGGCGGGCCTGAGAACAGTGAGTGGAAGGTCAGCTATACCCTGCCTGATGGCGATGGCAGAGAGGTTCATGAGCTCGACATAATGCGGGTCAAGAACGGGATCAGTGCGAATTATATCGATCCTTACATGCGCAGGCGGGACCCCGACTGTATGTTCATTGCGGATGATAAACCTTCGGACAAACCGGGATTTGAGCAGCGCTTCGGATACTCCTTTGAGAAGCTCCGCAAAGAGACCTTTACCTGGCTGGCGGGACAGGAGCTGGCAGTATTTGCTTTTGAGATGGGACAGCCTGGAATCGGCGGCGAAGCGCTGGCAATCTGTCCCGCCAACGCCGGGTTTTTTGCCTTTGGTCTCGGTCTGCTGCAGGGGGTGGTGCATAAGCGCAGTGATTGCATGAGATATTCTCATTCAACCTGTATCCCGGGCCAAGTGCAAAAAAGGGAGTATGCGGAGCTCTGATAAACAAGGGAGTCGATGAGGACTGGGTAACCGCCCACTGCTCCACGGTTCAGGTAATAACCCCCTGCGATAATGTAGTAACCTTCATGCACGAAGGGGCTTCCGGGGGTGGCAAAAGCGAAATGCTGCAGCAGCCACATCGGTACCCCGACGGTCGGCTTCTACTGGGCAGAAATGTTATAAGCGGCGAGGAACGTTTTGTCGAGATTCAGCGGACCTGTGATCTGCACGCGGTGTGCGATGATATGGGACCGATCATGATCTGGAAGGGCTGACAATTGCCCCACCCCGCCGGGGACGATATTGCCGGTGGCCGGATCGATTCCCAGTTGACCGGTCGAAAATAACAGCGAATCGTTCATCTTGGCGTGTGAGAACGGTCCGAAGGCGGGGGGGCCTTTCGGTGTGTTAAAGGCTTTTAATGTGCTCATAGGTTTCTCCTCTCCGATATAATAT is from Marispirochaeta sp. and encodes:
- a CDS encoding winged helix-turn-helix domain-containing protein, whose translation is MEQNKSGSWTFLTNHSHVLLCLLRNPSVRIRDIAREVNITERAVQRIIADLDEAGYIERIRDGRNNTYKVFTDLHLRHTIEKHRKISDLVTMVFGETQY